Part of the Pedobacter roseus genome is shown below.
CCAGGAAATGATGCAGGATGTTGTACAGTTATTAGATGAAAAAGAACATTTCCTGATCCTGAATACCTACTCACTTGGTTTCTCTTCAGTAATTGTTGAAAATTTGATCCGCACTTCTTTTCCCGCAGTTAAAAACCTCGAAACAGGGGAGCTTTACTTACAGGCTACTTCTGGCATTAAATTACCATTAGGCGTTTTTGGTAAATTCTGCAATGTGTAAATGTTAATTACTTTATTTTAAACTACCAGATTTCCGACCTACTTTCATCCAAAACAGGATCGGAAAAAGTCTAAATTTTAATCACCTAATAAATCTATGAAATTCCCTAAATTAGCAGGCACCCTAATACTTGGTTTTGCCGCAATCAGCTTGTTCGCCAACTGTAATTCAGACGGTAAAGGCGGCAGCGGTGTTGGTAAAATCTTCTCATCTGATACCACTAAAAAGAAAACCGACTCAACAGCAAACGTAATGAAACCTGTTGATCCTAAACTTTACGACTCATTGGTTAAAAAACTGGCCAACGGAGATACAACCGGAAAATGGCCGGTAAAAAAACAACCATATCCTTTAGCAGGAGCCATTTTGCCATTTAAACGCATCGTGGTTTATTATGGAAACCTTCACTCAAAAAAAATGGGTGCGTTGGGCGAATATGCGCCTAAAGAAATGTGGCAACGCCTGAATGCCGAAGTTAAACGTTGGGAAAAAGCCGATCCTTCTACCCCTGTACAACCAGGTTTACACTATATTGCCGCAGTAGCAAGCGGAACGCCGGGTAAAGATGGAAAATACATCAACAGAATGGGCAACAAACAGATTGATTCTGTTTTGGCTATCGCAAAAATGCAGCCTAACACAATTGTATTTTTAGATCTTCAGGTAGCTTTAAGTACGATTAAGGCAGAATTGCCACATATTGAAAAATACCTCGAACTGCCTTATGTACACTTAGGTATCGACCCTGAATTTTCGATGAAAGATGGTTCTTTGCCAGGAAAAAAAATCGGTACCTATGATGCAGCCGATATAAATTATGTAACCCAATACCTTGCTGATCTGGTTAAAAAACATAACCTTCCTCCAAAAGTATTTGTACTGCACCGTTTTACTAAAAAAATGGTAACTAATGCCGCAAGCATCAAACTCCGCCCTGAAGTGCAGGTTGTAGTACACATGGATGGATGGGGCGAACCAGAATTGAAAAAAGGAACCTACCGCCATTTTGTGCAGGGAGAGCCGGTTCAGTTTACAGGTTTTAAACTGTTTTACAAAAACGATCTTAAAAAAGAGCCAAAACGCTTGTTGACTCCCGAAGAGCTTTTAAAGCTTACTCCAAAACCGATCTACATTCAATATCAATAATATAACCAGCGCCCCCGATGTAAAACCCGGGGGCGTTATTAATTTAATCATATAAATATGCTCTCAAAAATGAAAAACCTTATTGCACTTGCATTATCTATATTTATAACTTATTCGTCTGGTATTGCCCAGGAATTAAAAAAATCAAAATCCTTAAAAACGGCCCTTGAACAATCTTTATCATCTAAAAAACCAGTATTACTAATTATAGAGGTATCTGGTTTACCCAAACCAACAGATTTGCCCCCAAATGCAAAAATCAGTTTTAAATCTGCTCTGGATGAACCCGAAGTGATAAACAGCATTAACGAAAATTTTGTCGTTTATAAAACCACAATGTCGGATACCAGCGTAAGGTCGGTTATAAGGGAAGCAAATGTAAAATCGTTCCCGGCATTTGTATTTCTTCGCGCCAACAAAGATGTTTTCTACAAAGATTTTGGAAATTCTACCGATCAAAAGAAATATATTTTGATGATCGAAAAGGCACTTTCGGCCTCAAAAGAAACATCAATATCTGATCTGGAAGCCCAATTCAATGCTGATAAAAACAATAATACGGTATTAAGAAAATTAATCGACACCAGAAAAAAGCTTGGCATCACAAATAATGCACAACTTATTGAGCAATATGCCAACAACTTAAAAATTGGAGATTTTAACGACTACCAAAATGTATTGTACATTATGGAAGCTGGTCCGTACAGCGATGGAAATGCTTATAAACTGGCTTACACTAATCGTAAGCTTATTGATAGTTTATACAAAACCGAGCCTTTACAAAGAAGAACAGCTATCAATAATGCAATAATTTCCAATACGATTGCAGATGCTGCAAAGCATAAAAATACCCCAAGGGCAATATCGGGTGCTTCTTTTGCCAGAAACACATGGTCAAGAGATTATAGAAGAGGAGAGCAGGCATATAACACACAGATTTTGTGGTACTACAGCACCGTAAAAGACACCACTAATTATTTGAGAACCGCTAGTTATTTTTATGATAACTTCTACATGAATATTGGTGCAGATAGCATAAAAAAGATTGAAGCTAAAAACCGTGAAGCCCTATCCCAAAAACACATTGCTTCGATGCCCAGCCAAAAACAAATTTCAAAAGAGAAATTGGATAGTTTACAAAAAATTTATGGCAAAACAGTTGTTACGCAATCGGTAGTAACCTTCGGTTCTACTTCTAACAGCTATGCCAACGAACTAAATAATGCTGCATGGAAGTTTTATGAAATCGGCACTAAAAACCTTAATTACCTTAGTAAGGCCATGATCTGGAGCAGGAGATCGATTGAATTAAATTCTATTGCAGGATATTACGATACTTTAGCTCATATCCTATATCGTTTAGGTTATAATGAAGAAGCGATAAAAACACAGGAAATGGCTATAACTAAAGCGAAGAGCGAAAAAATATCAACAGATAATTTTGAATCCGAGCTTAGAAAAATAAAAGCGAAAACACTTTAAGTTTTTAAAAAAACTAACGCCTCCGATGTAAACCCGGGGGCGTTTTGTTTACTATATTTTTGAACAGAATACGTTTAAAGTTTGCACTATACTGTATAAATACTATATTGATCCTCTGTAAGTCAAACATTTACAACCTAAAGGAATAATTAGTCGTTAACCATCATTCAATACCAAAAAAATATTTTTTGTTGGAACAAAGAAGTTGGTACTAATGTTATATAAGTAGAATATGCAAACAGCAACATTTGGCGGAGGCTGCTTTTGGTGCACCGAAGCCGTATTTCAAACGTTGAACGGCGTAAGTCAGGTTACGTCGGGCTATATGGGTGGAGAATTAAAACATCCTACTTATATGGAGATCTGCAATGGCGATACTGGTCATGCCGAAGTGGTTCAGATCAGCTTTGATGAGGATATTATCTCTTTTGAAGAGCTTTTACTCGTTTTTTTTAAAACCCATAATGCTACTACCCTTAACAGGCAGGGTAATGATATTGGTACCCAGTACCGTTCGGTCATTTTTTATGAAAATGAAGATCAGCATCAAAAAGCTAAAAAAATTGTTGATGAACTTACCCGCGATCAAGTTTTTGACAAACCTATTGTTACTGAAATTACCGCAGCAAAAGAGTTTTATGAAGCGGAAGATTACCATCAGAATTATTTTAACAATAACCAGGGCAAGCCCTACTGTGCATTTGTTATACAGCCAAAACTGAACAAGTTTGCCAAAGATTTTAAAAATAAGATCAGGCCTGAATTATTAGAATAATTAAACTTCAAAAGTGAGCAAAGCATGCTGACTAGCGGTATGGATGTCGCGCCAAACACGGTTAATTTCTGACTCTTTTTTAGCAGCTTCTAAACCACAGTATGGAAATAATGCAGCTGCTGTTCGCCAACAGGCATGTGCCAGCTTACGGCTAACCGCACTCACCGCTAACAACGTATCTTCCTCTATTTTATTATTAACCATCAGCTGATCCCAGGAGGCATCGAATGTACTGTAGAATTTTGAGCGGAGATTTTGGATTTCTGTTTTGCAGCTGTTGAGTTCGTTTGTAAAAAACAATACCTGCTCATCGCTATATCTTTTTAAGCCTGTACGAAGATAAAAGGCAGCTTCAACCAGTTTAATAAAATGATTTGTCATACCTAAGGTATTAACCGTTAAAGTGGTTTCAGCAAGCTGCAGAAAGGGATAATCAAAACCAGCATCTGCTATTTCTATATGCTGATTGATTTGAAACGTCCTGTTCTCGGCTACGTGAAGATCATTTACTTCAAAAGCATGGCTTCCTGTGGCTATTAAACCGAAATAAGACCAGCCCGGCAGAATATTTACCTCTTCTTTTTTAAGGATAAATGATTTGATTTCAGGTGCCCCGTTTTCATCTAAAATAGCTTCGCCGCTTTTATCTTTAAGGGTGCAGTTGGCTGTAAATATGGTTGCATGTAAAGCACCGCTGGCATAATTCCATTTACCGTTTAACAGATAACCTGTTTCCGTTTTAACAGCTACTCCGCCAACCGCCCCGCTCCCGGCGAAACAAACTTTAGGATCGGCGAAAATTGTTGTGGCGAGTTCAGGATTTAGAAACCCTGCAAACCAACCTGCACCGGCACATAAGGTAACTGTCCAGCCCAAACTTCCATCTGCTTCTGCCAGCTCTTCTTCTAATTTTAAAATTTCGGGGAGTTTTTTGCCTGGTCCACCATAAACCTCGGGTACAAAAAGTTTAAACCAATTTTCCTGATAAGCAAGTGCTAAAATTTCGGGGTGAAGTTTCCCCATTTCTTCCGAAAGCGCCGAATAGTTTTTTACTTTTTCCTGCCAGGTGGCGGTTAATGTATCTTGCATGCCTCTATGTATTGCCTTTAAGATTGAGCTAATTTAAACCTGTTTTTATTGATGATTTTCTTCCAATCGAAAAACCCAAAAATGGCAACTATAAACAGAAAAGTAGTTAAACAGGCCATTAGCGGCAGTTTTTTATGAAAAAGCAAAGGAATAGCCACGATATTAGAGATATTGAGGAATATCCAGTTCTCAATTTTTCGTTTGGCCAATAACCACATCCCCGCCCATGCTGTTGCCGAAACAAATGCATCCAATAAGGGCACATCCGAATCGGTATAATGCCTCAGTATAAGGTAGAGCAGCCCGAAACCAATAACAGAGATTAAAATAGCAATGGTTAGTTCGTTTTTGCTCGACCACGATACCTGGTTTTCGCCATCCTGTTTTCTTTTTTTCCAGATTATCCATCCATAAATGCTCATTGTTAAATAATAAATATTTAAAAGCACTTCAGCGTATAATTTAACGCCCAGCAATAAAAACATCCACAATAAAACGGAAATTATCCCTGTTGGGTAGAGCCAGATACTGTTTTTTTTGGCTAATAAAACTTCCGAAACCCCAAAGCCAACGGCAAGCCATTCAATTAAAGAAGTATGTATAATCTGCTCTTGAAAAAGCCTAAACCAATCCTGAAAATCCATTTACAATATAAAAATTTGAAAACTGTTTTCAGGGGTGAAACAGCATGGTTAATTTTAACCTCTTCCTACGGCGGCATTACCCGCATCAGGTTCATTAGAAGGTATAAGGTGTAGGGTTAAAGGTGTAAGGTTAAACCTTCTACCTTAAGCCTTTTACCTTAAGCCTCTAAATGGGTATAATCTCAGCAAATTGATGGCAACAGAAATTGCAGCATCAACAAGCACCCCTTTGAGCAAGACAAATATAAGTTTAAAAATGAAAGGTTTTCATTGAAATGCGAAGAGTTGTCAACTTTCTTGCCACTGGGCATTAAAGTTGACAACTCTTGAATCTATTTAGAACAAGCCCAGCTGCCCCTTATCATCCATATCGATATCGTCCGGATTGGTGATTTCGAAATCAACTTTTTTTGCAGGTTTTTCTTCGTCGGCAGGTTTTTCTTCTGGCTTTTTCTCTTCCTTTTTACTTGCTTCTGGCTTCGGCTTTTCAACCACAGGTTTTTCTACTGTGGTTTTTTCTACTGCTTCAGGCTTTTCGTTTTTGACAGCAGGTACTTCAGTGCGTTCGAATTTTGGTTTTGGCTTCTCCGCTATAGGTTTTTCAATTTCCTCCGTCACTGTTTCAGTTTCTGCGATGCTTTCTTCAGCAGGTGCATTTTCTTCTTCAGGCGGTCCACCTTCCTCCCCTTCATCCACAACTGGTTCCTCAACTTCTTCTTCCTCGATTTCAGGCTCTTCCAATACTACTTTTTGAATATCGTGCGGAGATAAACGGTTTCCGTTAGCCTTTAAACCTTTAACATCAATCAGTTCTGAAAGTGTTAAATCCAATGTTTCCGGAATCTGTGTTTTTCCTTTCAACATATCCACAATTACTTTTGCAGCCGGGTTAGCCGTTAAAAACAATAATTTTGATTTTTGCTCTTCACTGATGATAATTGTTTTCCTGCCGTTAGCCTGCAGTTCGAACACAAAACGTTTAATAAAATAGTTCTGTGCCTTGCCATCAAAATGTACCGCAGCAAAGGTTTTTTCGGCATCGAATTTTTCGATCAGGATCAGGCCATCATCAAAGTGGTTGCTCAGTTCGAACGAACTTAACTCGTAATAACCATCTTTATGTACCTGTAAAATGCGGTCATCGCCATCAAATTCGCCCAGGTATTTTCCGCGGCCATCAACATTTAAGCGTTTCAGCAGGTCATCATACCAGATTTTCAGTCCCGATAATGTAGAAACCCCTTTACTTTTCAAAATAATCTTTTTAACCGGGTATTTCGAAACAATATTACCCTGCGAACCACGCCCTTTAATGGCCACTTCAGCAAAATCAAGGTCGAACTGGAGTTTGCGCAGTTTAGAATGCGGTTTTAGCGCTACGTTTACAATTTCGGCCTCACCATTCGGGTTGGCAGTAAAATATAAAACTTTCGATCCTTTCGATCCCTTGGTTAAATCGTACTCTTTATCACGCGTTACCCCTACTACAGCAAATCTTTTTATATAGGTTGTACCACTTGCGCCATCCTTATAAACCATGTTATAAATGGTACGCTCGTCGTTTTTCTTAAACACCTGTGCGTGGATAATATTTTTACCCACAAAGGTTTTATCGGCCACTTTGGTAATGATGCACTTTCCATCCTCACGGAAAACAATCACCTCATCAATATCCGAGCAATCGGCAACATGTATGTCTTTCTTTAATCCTGATCCTGTTCCAATAAAACCATCTTCCATGTTCATGTAGAGTTTCACATTGGCAAGCGCTACTTTCGAAGCTTCTACACGATCGAACAAACGGATTTCCGTTTTACGTTCCCTGCCTTTTCCGTATTTATCTTTCAGTTTCTGAAACCAGGCAGTGGCATATTCCGTAAGGTGTTTTAAATGGTTTTTAACCACCTTAATTTCATCTTCCAGGTTTTTCATCTGCTCGTCGGCCTTTTTCACATCAAAACGGGTGATGCTACTCATCGGTTTATCGATCAGCTTTTTAAAATCCTCTGGCAAAATTTCGCGGTAAAGCGAAGGCTTAAAAGGATCGAACAAAATATGTAAAACCTCTACAACCTTTTCAAAATTGGTCGAGTTTTCATATTCAGGGTTTTTGTACATCCCCTCCTGAATAAATATCTTTAACAATGAACTAAAGAAAATCTTTTCCTGTAGTTCATGCAGGCGTATTTCGAGTTCTTTTTTGAGTAAACTCTTGGTGTGTTTTGTATTTTCGATCAGGATATCGTTCACACTTAAAAAGTGTGGTTTATCTCCCTGGATAATACAGGTATTTGGCGAGATCGATACTTCGCAGGCCGTAAATGCATATAGCGCATCAATGGTTACATCGGGCGAAATACCCGGTGCAAGGTGCACTACAATTTCTACATTGGCCGCGGTATTATCTTCGATTTTTTTAATCTTGATCTTACCCTTATCATTGGCTGATAAAATACTATCAATTACAGAACCCGTTGTGGTACTAAACGGAACTTCGGTAATGACCAAAGTTTTTTTATCCTTCTCCGTAATTTTTGCACGTACCCGGATTTTACCTCCACGCTGACCTTCGTTGTAATTGGAGAAATCGGCCATACCACCCGTAAAAAAATCGGGCAATATATTCGGACGAATACCCTGTAATGCTTCTATAGAGGCATCAAGCAATTCAATAAAGTTGTGTGGCATTACCTTGGTAGCCAAACCCACGGCAATACCTTCAGCACCCTGTGCCAGCAACAGCGGAAACTTAACCGGTAAAGTAATCGGTTCGTTGTTACGACCATCGTAACTGAGCTGCCACTCTGTAGTATCCGGATTAAACACCACCTCGTTGGCAAATTTCGATAAACGGGCCTCGATATAACGTGGTGCTGCAGCGCTATCGCCTGTAACCGGATCGCCCCAGTTACCCTGCATATCGATCAATAAATCTTTTTGTCCGATCTGCACCATCGCATCACCAATAGAGGCATCGCCATGCGGGTGATATTTCATCGTATTACCGATTACGTTGGCCGCTTTGTTGAAACGTCCGTCATCCATCTCTTTAAGCGAGTGCATAATGCGTCGTTGAACAGGCTTTAAACCATCGTGGATGTGCGGAACAGCCCTATCGAGAATTACATAAGACGCATAATCGAGAAACCAGTTTTCGTATAAACCGTTAATGGGGGTTATGGTATGTTTGTGCTCTTCGTTTACGTTTTGATCTAATTCTTCACTCATTTATTTACAAAAATTGGCAGCCGTAAATATAATAAAAATGATTGCACAGAATGAAGAGAGGTTATTCACATTTCAAGATGGAAAATTTGTTTTTCGATCCTGTAAATTGGTGCCTCACCTGCCGTAATCTAAATTTATTTGTGTTGATTTGGAAAGCAGGGTTCCGTAAGTTTTATTAAGTGTTACCTCCGGCTTTCCGATACGATCTTTTTTGTCCTTTAGCCTGGCCCAGGGCAGCAAAAAAGGATCTCCTCTGCAATCCGGTTTATAAAAAAGGTTTTGTGTAACTATTTAGGGTTGCAAGATGTATAGAATTGCCCCAATTGATCTTTGGATTATAAATTGGTAAAACGCAATTGAGCCTAAATTATCTTAAATGTCTAATATGGTAAAAATAAGCGGATAATAGATCCTTCATTACTTTACCGATAACGGATTTGGAAATGTCCCGCGTTCTGTATTGGTTCCTGTTAATTCATCATTAACGCATGTACAATCTTCATTAACGCATGTACCATTATAATTACCGCATATAAATTTTTAATTTACGCATGTACAATTATAATTTACGCATGTGCAATTATAATTTATGCATGTACAATTATAATTATCGCATGTACATTTTTAATTAATGCGTATTAAATTATCATTAATGCTTATCTAATCTTCATTACCATGTGTGCAACTATGAATAATACACCTTAATTGCGCTGCGTTTATCAGCGAAATCTATGAACTAAGTTAGGGTATCAACTCCGCTCGAAATGTCGATTTGCATGGAGGGTACTTAACTCCTGAAAATATTGCATTATTCTTCGCCCAGAAGCACACCCGAAACATTCCAGGCGCTAGAGCTGCCTCCTTCCGGTTTACCCATCGGGATGGTTACCTTTATAGTATGTTTACCGGCTTTTAAATCACCTAAACTAATCCAGTTCGGGTTGGTAACTGTACCAGGGCACCAGTTAGAACGGCTTAAATCCGACGAAGAAAGTCCACTTTCGAAATTGCCCGAAGCCGGGTTCGATAAACGGTACGATCCGCAATCCTGTCGCCATGGTGTAAAAGCAAAAGCTTCCTTTTCATCCAGCCAGATCGTATTTTTCTTCGGCACAAACTCGTCGCCATTTCCCCAGCCGCCATGCCCTGTAGTGATGTAACGCAGTTTCGCATCCTTTAAATCTTTTGTTAAAGTAAAAGAAACTTCCAGTCCTTTATCACTGCTAAACATCGTTGCATATTCCTGTCCGGCCATTTCCATTACATTGGTTGAGTTGAATAAAGGCAAAATCACTTCCTTCACTTCTTTTGGTCTTCCGCCGTTATGCAGGGTAATATTTAACGAAACCTTATGTCCACCTTTATCATAGTTGCCAATAAAAACAGCTACCCAGGCTTCTTTTCCATTTATCAGCGGAAATAATTCCGAAACATCCTGGCGGTAATAAACTTTCTCCGCCCAGTTTTTATCCTTTAATTTTAAAGTGTTGTATTTGCCAACACCAAAAGGGGTAAAAAAGCGCATCAGTTCGATTACCGGGTTATAATTTGCTGTAGCTACAACGCCCTGGTATTGCTTCCCGTTTCCATTATCGTAAACCGGCAGCGCCTTAACCGAATTTTTAAGCGCATCCATTAAACTTACCGTTTTATCAGTGGGGATAATGAACACCGAACCTGTCCTGTCGTAAGCATCACCGTTTGATTGTTCGGTCAGGTCGACAAATACATTTGGGTTAGCCAATTGAGGAAATTTTACCTTTCTGGCGATTACGGTTCCACCGGCAAAGCGAAAAACAGAATCGTTTGATTGTGGCTTATCAATAAAATTGATCGTTTCGTTGTTGAAAACGTTTAAAGTGGTAAACCTGCTTTTCCAAAGCAAATCTTTATACGTTAAACCATCAGTTAGTTTAGAACCTGTTTTTTCCGGATCTATAGTTTGCGCTTTCTTAACTTCTTCAATTTTTGTCGCCGTTACATAACTGTTTCCATTACGCACCTGCTCCAAAACCAGCCCAAGGCTTTGCCCTAAACTCGTTGGTGCAGCTTTTATACCGGCATCGGTAGTGTACCATAAATCAATCCGGTTAGAGTTGACTACCGTTGTTGCCCTTTTGCAGGTATAGCCTAAAATGATTTTGGTTTCGGTACCAAACTCAAAAACCTGCTTGGCAATTGCGGTGCTATCGGCAGTGGCAATCTGATTATTAGCGCCTAAATCGGCCAGCTGGAATAAAATATTTTCAGGCTTGGTTACGATGCTTTGTTCGTAAGGATATTTTGCCTTATGATCGAGAATGGAGGTATTACTGATTAAGTTCTGCTTTGCTGAAGCAATTACCACCGCAGGGTTTCGATCTTCCTTTGGTTTCCCATCAGCCGAGCGGAAATAAGTTATTTTATAAACTGCATTACTTTTGAGTACGCCCTGCGCCTGCAGGTTAAAAGAAATAAAAACAGAGAAAACGAGGATGTAGAGATGTTTCATTGTGGTTAAAAAACCAAATATAGATAAAGTATCCGTCATTGCGGGAAGGCTTTTTCAGCCGACGAAACAATCTATTTTCTTATAGTTCTTTCTACAAAGATTGCTTCATCCAATAAAAAATTGGATTCGCAATGACGATCTGTCGTGAGATACTACTTCCCTACCGCTCCAACCTATCCTCTACAAAAGAAAATGGCAACAAACTTTTTACACTCGGTACTTTAAGCACTTCACCATTTAAACAATAAAAGATTACTTCAATTGGC
Proteins encoded:
- the msrA gene encoding peptide-methionine (S)-S-oxide reductase MsrA, which translates into the protein MQTATFGGGCFWCTEAVFQTLNGVSQVTSGYMGGELKHPTYMEICNGDTGHAEVVQISFDEDIISFEELLLVFFKTHNATTLNRQGNDIGTQYRSVIFYENEDQHQKAKKIVDELTRDQVFDKPIVTEITAAKEFYEAEDYHQNYFNNNQGKPYCAFVIQPKLNKFAKDFKNKIRPELLE
- a CDS encoding acyl-CoA dehydrogenase family protein — its product is MQDTLTATWQEKVKNYSALSEEMGKLHPEILALAYQENWFKLFVPEVYGGPGKKLPEILKLEEELAEADGSLGWTVTLCAGAGWFAGFLNPELATTIFADPKVCFAGSGAVGGVAVKTETGYLLNGKWNYASGALHATIFTANCTLKDKSGEAILDENGAPEIKSFILKKEEVNILPGWSYFGLIATGSHAFEVNDLHVAENRTFQINQHIEIADAGFDYPFLQLAETTLTVNTLGMTNHFIKLVEAAFYLRTGLKRYSDEQVLFFTNELNSCKTEIQNLRSKFYSTFDASWDQLMVNNKIEEDTLLAVSAVSRKLAHACWRTAAALFPYCGLEAAKKESEINRVWRDIHTASQHALLTFEV
- the pnuC gene encoding nicotinamide riboside transporter PnuC; translation: MDFQDWFRLFQEQIIHTSLIEWLAVGFGVSEVLLAKKNSIWLYPTGIISVLLWMFLLLGVKLYAEVLLNIYYLTMSIYGWIIWKKRKQDGENQVSWSSKNELTIAILISVIGFGLLYLILRHYTDSDVPLLDAFVSATAWAGMWLLAKRKIENWIFLNISNIVAIPLLFHKKLPLMACLTTFLFIVAIFGFFDWKKIINKNRFKLAQS
- a CDS encoding DNA gyrase/topoisomerase IV subunit A, which codes for MSEELDQNVNEEHKHTITPINGLYENWFLDYASYVILDRAVPHIHDGLKPVQRRIMHSLKEMDDGRFNKAANVIGNTMKYHPHGDASIGDAMVQIGQKDLLIDMQGNWGDPVTGDSAAAPRYIEARLSKFANEVVFNPDTTEWQLSYDGRNNEPITLPVKFPLLLAQGAEGIAVGLATKVMPHNFIELLDASIEALQGIRPNILPDFFTGGMADFSNYNEGQRGGKIRVRAKITEKDKKTLVITEVPFSTTTGSVIDSILSANDKGKIKIKKIEDNTAANVEIVVHLAPGISPDVTIDALYAFTACEVSISPNTCIIQGDKPHFLSVNDILIENTKHTKSLLKKELEIRLHELQEKIFFSSLLKIFIQEGMYKNPEYENSTNFEKVVEVLHILFDPFKPSLYREILPEDFKKLIDKPMSSITRFDVKKADEQMKNLEDEIKVVKNHLKHLTEYATAWFQKLKDKYGKGRERKTEIRLFDRVEASKVALANVKLYMNMEDGFIGTGSGLKKDIHVADCSDIDEVIVFREDGKCIITKVADKTFVGKNIIHAQVFKKNDERTIYNMVYKDGASGTTYIKRFAVVGVTRDKEYDLTKGSKGSKVLYFTANPNGEAEIVNVALKPHSKLRKLQFDLDFAEVAIKGRGSQGNIVSKYPVKKIILKSKGVSTLSGLKIWYDDLLKRLNVDGRGKYLGEFDGDDRILQVHKDGYYELSSFELSNHFDDGLILIEKFDAEKTFAAVHFDGKAQNYFIKRFVFELQANGRKTIIISEEQKSKLLFLTANPAAKVIVDMLKGKTQIPETLDLTLSELIDVKGLKANGNRLSPHDIQKVVLEEPEIEEEEVEEPVVDEGEEGGPPEEENAPAEESIAETETVTEEIEKPIAEKPKPKFERTEVPAVKNEKPEAVEKTTVEKPVVEKPKPEASKKEEKKPEEKPADEEKPAKKVDFEITNPDDIDMDDKGQLGLF
- a CDS encoding PNGase F N-terminal domain-containing protein translates to MKHLYILVFSVFISFNLQAQGVLKSNAVYKITYFRSADGKPKEDRNPAVVIASAKQNLISNTSILDHKAKYPYEQSIVTKPENILFQLADLGANNQIATADSTAIAKQVFEFGTETKIILGYTCKRATTVVNSNRIDLWYTTDAGIKAAPTSLGQSLGLVLEQVRNGNSYVTATKIEEVKKAQTIDPEKTGSKLTDGLTYKDLLWKSRFTTLNVFNNETINFIDKPQSNDSVFRFAGGTVIARKVKFPQLANPNVFVDLTEQSNGDAYDRTGSVFIIPTDKTVSLMDALKNSVKALPVYDNGNGKQYQGVVATANYNPVIELMRFFTPFGVGKYNTLKLKDKNWAEKVYYRQDVSELFPLINGKEAWVAVFIGNYDKGGHKVSLNITLHNGGRPKEVKEVILPLFNSTNVMEMAGQEYATMFSSDKGLEVSFTLTKDLKDAKLRYITTGHGGWGNGDEFVPKKNTIWLDEKEAFAFTPWRQDCGSYRLSNPASGNFESGLSSSDLSRSNWCPGTVTNPNWISLGDLKAGKHTIKVTIPMGKPEGGSSSAWNVSGVLLGEE